The following are encoded together in the Azospirillum lipoferum 4B genome:
- a CDS encoding arylesterase: MTVPTRADAAQPVKLLALGDSLTAGYGLPEPQGFTRQLEKALADKGYSVTVINAGVSGDTTAGGRARLDWALADKPDAAIVELGANDMLRGLDPAQAKDNLDAILKTLKDRKIPTLLAGMYASPSLGKPYTDKFNAIYPDLAKSYDLPLYPFFLDGVALERSLIQQDGLHPNAQGVAVIVERILPSVTALLDSLPQIQKTTEKPGG; encoded by the coding sequence ATGACCGTTCCGACCCGTGCGGACGCCGCGCAGCCGGTGAAGCTGCTGGCGCTGGGCGACAGCCTGACCGCCGGCTACGGCCTGCCGGAACCGCAGGGCTTCACCCGCCAACTGGAAAAGGCGCTGGCCGACAAGGGATACAGCGTCACCGTCATCAATGCCGGCGTGTCGGGCGACACCACCGCCGGCGGTCGGGCACGGCTGGACTGGGCGCTGGCCGACAAGCCTGACGCCGCCATCGTGGAGCTGGGTGCCAACGACATGCTGCGCGGGCTCGATCCCGCTCAGGCGAAGGACAATCTCGACGCCATCCTGAAGACGCTGAAGGATCGCAAGATTCCGACCCTGCTGGCCGGCATGTACGCCTCCCCCAGTTTGGGAAAGCCCTATACCGACAAGTTCAACGCCATCTACCCGGACTTGGCGAAGAGCTATGACCTGCCGCTCTACCCCTTCTTCCTCGACGGGGTGGCGCTGGAACGGTCGCTGATCCAGCAGGACGGGCTGCATCCCAATGCCCAGGGCGTGGCGGTGATCGTGGAGCGAATCCTGCCGTCCGTCACCGCCCTGCTCGACAGTCTGCCGCAAATCCAGAAGACTACCGAAAAACCCGGAGGCTGA
- a CDS encoding ABC transporter ATP-binding protein yields the protein MSKVQSSATSSNSIARPLPDSIGNDSIVELDDVHLRLDSGAGPVNILRGVNLQVAAGERVGVVGPSGSGKSTMMMVMAGLERPSGGTVRVAGQELNRLDEDGLARFRRQHVGIVFQAFHLVPTMTALENVAIPLEFAGVADAFDRARIGLEQVGLGHRIHHYPGQLSGGEQQRTALARAFVTEPSLLLADEPTGNLDIDTGATIVKLLFDLAERRGTTLVLITHDPSLAARCDRTVRLADGRIADDGQAARRARLQAAGE from the coding sequence ATGTCCAAGGTCCAATCCTCTGCAACGTCGTCCAATTCCATCGCCCGACCCCTCCCCGATTCAATCGGCAACGATTCCATCGTGGAACTCGACGACGTCCACTTGAGATTGGACAGCGGTGCCGGGCCCGTCAACATCCTGCGGGGCGTGAATCTTCAGGTGGCGGCCGGGGAGCGGGTCGGCGTCGTCGGCCCCAGCGGCTCCGGCAAGTCGACCATGATGATGGTGATGGCAGGTCTGGAACGCCCCAGCGGCGGCACCGTCCGCGTCGCCGGACAGGAACTGAACCGGCTGGACGAGGACGGCTTGGCGCGCTTCCGCCGCCAGCATGTGGGGATCGTCTTCCAGGCTTTCCATCTGGTCCCGACCATGACGGCGCTGGAGAATGTCGCCATCCCGCTGGAATTCGCCGGGGTCGCCGACGCCTTCGACCGCGCCCGCATCGGACTGGAGCAGGTCGGCCTGGGCCACCGCATCCACCATTATCCCGGCCAGCTTTCGGGCGGCGAGCAGCAGCGCACCGCACTGGCCCGCGCCTTCGTGACCGAGCCGTCGCTGCTTTTGGCCGACGAGCCGACCGGCAACCTCGACATCGACACCGGCGCCACCATCGTGAAGCTGCTGTTCGATCTGGCCGAACGGCGCGGCACCACGCTGGTGCTGATCACCCACGACCCGAGCCTCGCCGCCCGCTGCGACCGGACCGTCCGGCTGGCCGACGGCCGCATCGCCGACGACGGGCAGGCGGCACGGCGCGCAAGGCTGCAGGCGGCGGGGGAGTGA
- a CDS encoding ABC transporter permease — MTNLTLAIRLARRELRTGLKGFWVFLACLALGVAAIASVQSVSSGLLDGLANDGRSILGGDVALRQLYSPPADEQMAALTAGGRVSTSAEMRAMARADDDVRSSLVELKAVDDVYPLYGTVTLVGGGDLQDALAQKDGRWGAVIEASLVDRLGVKTGDTIHVGEGAYRVAAVLDREPDRASSNAFSLGPRLMVALPSLQGTGLLQPGSLTWWSAKVALPPETDLKAWQESLRTRFPDAPWRMRDYTNASPQIERFIDRMTLFLTLVGLTALLVGGVGVGNAVRSHLDSRARTIAMMKCIGAPGALVFQLYLAQILVLALLGIVIGLALGAVAPLALGRLLDGVLPVSAQIGVYPGALALAALYGVLTALTFSLWPLGRAREVPAGALFRDVIAPAAGRPRLPYTLAMIGSAVALAGLAVLTAHNKLFALWFVGGSIATFIAFRVAAALVTWGAKRVGRVRRPGLRLALANLHRPGNPTAAVVLSLGLGLTVLVAIALIQGNFSRRVSETIPQDAPSFFFVDIQRDQFDPLRDLVTGISGTSAFEAVPSLRGRIERVNGQEAEKALVNPEQAWILAGDRGITYSATLPKHSTITAGSWWAADYAGPPLISIHQSVAEAFGIGPGATLSINILGRSIEATVANVRAADFSSMAINFTMVFAPGTLEGAPQTWVATVRATPDAETQVQRAVLQRFPNITMVRIKDALDTVSEMLGHIGTAVRIVAGITLTAGTLVLAGAVAAGHRRRVYDAVVLKVLGATRGDVLRAFLLEYGLLGLLTAVIAGGIGTLTAWAVLRFLMHWEWSFLPSAVVTTALLSTAITLAFGFYGTWRALGQPSAPLLRNE; from the coding sequence ATGACCAACCTCACCCTTGCCATCCGCCTTGCCCGGCGGGAGCTGCGCACCGGCCTGAAGGGCTTCTGGGTCTTCCTCGCCTGCCTCGCCCTTGGCGTCGCGGCCATCGCCTCGGTGCAGTCGGTGTCGAGCGGGCTGCTCGACGGGCTGGCCAATGACGGGCGCTCCATCCTCGGCGGCGACGTCGCGTTGCGGCAACTCTACAGCCCGCCGGCCGACGAGCAGATGGCGGCGCTGACCGCCGGCGGCCGGGTGTCGACCTCCGCCGAGATGCGGGCGATGGCGCGCGCCGATGACGATGTCCGGTCTTCGCTGGTCGAGCTGAAGGCGGTCGACGACGTCTACCCGCTCTACGGGACTGTCACACTGGTGGGCGGCGGCGACCTGCAGGACGCGCTGGCACAGAAGGACGGCCGCTGGGGTGCGGTGATCGAGGCGAGCCTCGTCGACCGGCTGGGCGTGAAGACCGGCGACACCATCCATGTCGGCGAGGGCGCCTATCGCGTCGCCGCCGTGCTGGACCGCGAGCCGGACCGCGCCTCCTCAAACGCCTTCTCGCTTGGGCCGCGCCTGATGGTGGCGCTGCCGTCGCTGCAGGGCACCGGGTTGCTGCAACCCGGCAGTCTCACCTGGTGGAGCGCCAAAGTCGCGCTGCCGCCGGAAACCGACCTGAAAGCGTGGCAGGAGAGCCTGCGCACCCGCTTTCCCGACGCGCCCTGGCGGATGCGCGACTACACCAACGCCTCACCGCAGATCGAGCGCTTCATCGACCGCATGACGCTGTTCCTGACGCTGGTCGGGCTGACGGCGCTGCTGGTCGGCGGCGTCGGGGTGGGCAACGCCGTGCGCAGCCATCTGGACTCACGCGCCCGCACCATCGCCATGATGAAGTGCATCGGCGCGCCGGGCGCCCTGGTGTTCCAGCTCTATCTGGCGCAGATCCTGGTGCTGGCGTTGCTGGGCATCGTCATCGGGCTGGCGCTGGGCGCCGTGGCGCCGCTGGCGCTGGGCCGTCTGCTCGACGGCGTGCTGCCGGTGTCCGCCCAGATCGGCGTCTATCCCGGCGCCCTGGCGCTGGCCGCCCTCTACGGCGTGCTGACGGCGCTGACCTTCTCGCTCTGGCCGCTCGGTCGGGCGCGGGAAGTGCCGGCGGGTGCCCTGTTCCGCGACGTGATCGCCCCGGCCGCTGGCCGGCCGCGCCTGCCCTATACGCTGGCGATGATCGGCTCGGCGGTGGCGCTGGCCGGGCTGGCGGTGCTGACCGCGCACAACAAGCTCTTCGCCCTGTGGTTCGTCGGCGGCTCCATCGCCACCTTCATCGCCTTCCGCGTCGCGGCCGCACTGGTCACCTGGGGGGCGAAGCGCGTAGGCCGCGTCCGTCGTCCGGGATTGCGGCTGGCGCTCGCCAACCTGCACAGGCCGGGCAACCCGACGGCGGCGGTGGTGCTGTCGCTGGGGCTCGGCCTGACGGTGCTGGTCGCCATCGCGCTGATCCAGGGCAATTTCTCCCGCCGGGTGTCGGAGACGATCCCGCAGGACGCCCCCAGCTTCTTCTTCGTCGACATCCAGCGCGACCAGTTCGACCCCTTGCGCGACCTCGTCACCGGCATTTCCGGCACCAGCGCCTTCGAGGCGGTGCCGAGCCTGCGCGGCCGGATCGAGCGGGTGAACGGACAGGAGGCCGAAAAGGCGCTGGTCAACCCGGAGCAGGCCTGGATCCTGGCCGGCGACCGCGGCATCACCTATTCGGCGACGCTGCCGAAGCATTCCACCATCACCGCCGGCAGCTGGTGGGCGGCCGACTATGCCGGCCCACCGCTGATCTCGATCCACCAGAGCGTCGCCGAGGCCTTCGGCATCGGCCCCGGTGCCACGCTGTCGATCAACATCCTGGGCCGCAGCATCGAGGCCACGGTCGCCAACGTCCGCGCCGCCGATTTCAGCAGCATGGCGATCAACTTCACCATGGTCTTCGCCCCCGGCACGCTGGAAGGCGCACCGCAGACCTGGGTCGCCACCGTCCGCGCGACGCCGGATGCCGAAACGCAGGTGCAGCGCGCTGTGCTGCAGCGCTTCCCCAACATCACCATGGTCCGGATCAAGGACGCGCTCGACACCGTGTCGGAGATGCTGGGCCATATCGGCACCGCGGTGCGCATCGTCGCCGGCATCACGCTGACCGCCGGCACGCTGGTGCTGGCCGGCGCGGTCGCCGCCGGCCATCGCCGCCGGGTCTACGACGCGGTGGTGCTGAAGGTGCTGGGGGCGACGCGCGGCGACGTGCTGCGCGCCTTCCTGCTGGAATACGGGTTGCTGGGCCTGCTGACCGCGGTCATCGCCGGCGGCATCGGCACGCTGACCGCCTGGGCGGTGCTGCGCTTCCTGATGCATTGGGAGTGGAGCTTCCTGCCGTCGGCGGTGGTCACCACGGCCTTGCTCAGCACGGCGATCACACTCGCTTTCGGGTTCTATGGTACTTGGCGGGCTCTGGGCCAACCATCCGCGCCGTTGCTTCGGAACGAGTGA
- a CDS encoding Bax inhibitor-1/YccA family protein, whose amino-acid sequence MADPTYNRFATAGRATDRGYFDEGLRQHMLRVYNYMGAGLILTGLVAALVSSSPAMMAAIFGTPLKWVVMLAPLAFVMVLSFGIQRLSFASAQMIFWAYCGAMGLSMSAIFLVFTGASIALTFFVTAATFLAMSLYGYTTKADLSKMGSFLMMGVIGLVIAGLANIFFQSPALHFAISAIGVLIFTGLTAYDTQAIKESYAEGYDHESTGKLALMGALTLYLDFINLFQFLLQFLLQFLGQRNND is encoded by the coding sequence ATGGCAGACCCGACCTATAACCGCTTCGCGACCGCAGGCCGCGCGACAGATCGGGGATACTTCGACGAAGGCCTGCGCCAGCACATGCTGCGCGTGTACAACTACATGGGCGCCGGCCTGATCCTGACGGGCCTGGTCGCCGCGCTCGTGTCGTCCAGCCCGGCCATGATGGCGGCCATCTTCGGCACTCCGCTGAAGTGGGTGGTGATGCTGGCCCCGCTGGCGTTCGTGATGGTGCTGTCCTTCGGCATCCAGCGCCTGTCCTTCGCATCGGCACAGATGATTTTCTGGGCCTACTGCGGCGCGATGGGCCTGTCGATGTCGGCCATCTTCCTGGTCTTCACCGGGGCGTCGATCGCGCTGACCTTCTTCGTCACCGCCGCGACCTTCCTGGCGATGAGCCTGTACGGCTACACCACGAAGGCCGACCTGTCGAAGATGGGCTCGTTCCTGATGATGGGCGTCATCGGTCTGGTGATCGCCGGCTTGGCGAACATCTTCTTCCAGTCGCCAGCCCTGCACTTCGCGATCTCCGCCATCGGCGTGCTGATCTTCACCGGCCTGACCGCCTACGACACCCAGGCGATCAAGGAAAGCTACGCCGAGGGCTACGATCACGAGAGCACCGGCAAGCTGGCCCTGATGGGCGCCCTGACGCTGTACCTGGACTTCATCAACCTGTTCCAGTTCCTGCTGCAGTTCCTGCTGCAGTTCCTGGGTCAGCGCAACAACGACTGA
- a CDS encoding SAM hydrolase/SAM-dependent halogenase family protein — protein MILLFTDFGLSGPYTGQMKAVLAQQAPTVPVIDLFADAPAFDPQLSAYLLAAYAPAFPAGSVFLCVVDPGVGTDRRPVMVEADGRWFVGPDNGLFALIARRATSLKAWTIDWIPDRLSASFHGRDLFAPVAADLATGRPVQRSRLTLAAIDRPDWPDELARIVYVDVYGNAMTGMRASTLPAAAMLTAAGTRIARARTFGAVGPGEPLWYENSNGLAEIAVNRGRADQALGLKVGDAVTVGS, from the coding sequence ATGATCCTGCTCTTCACCGACTTCGGCCTCTCCGGCCCCTACACCGGCCAGATGAAGGCGGTGCTGGCGCAGCAGGCGCCAACCGTCCCGGTCATCGACCTGTTCGCCGACGCCCCCGCCTTCGACCCGCAGCTGTCGGCCTACCTTCTGGCCGCCTACGCCCCGGCCTTCCCCGCCGGCAGCGTCTTTCTCTGCGTCGTCGATCCGGGTGTCGGCACCGACCGGCGGCCGGTGATGGTGGAGGCCGATGGGCGGTGGTTCGTCGGCCCCGACAACGGCCTCTTCGCCCTGATCGCCCGCCGCGCAACGTCGCTAAAGGCCTGGACCATCGACTGGATTCCGGACCGGCTGTCCGCCAGCTTCCACGGCCGCGACCTGTTCGCCCCCGTGGCCGCCGATCTGGCGACCGGCCGGCCGGTGCAGCGCAGCCGCCTCACCCTCGCTGCCATCGACCGCCCCGACTGGCCGGACGAGCTGGCGCGCATCGTCTATGTCGATGTCTACGGCAACGCCATGACCGGCATGCGGGCGTCCACCCTGCCCGCCGCCGCCATGCTGACCGCCGCCGGCACCCGCATCGCCCGCGCCCGCACCTTCGGCGCCGTCGGGCCGGGCGAGCCGCTGTGGTACGAGAACTCCAACGGGCTGGCCGAGATCGCCGTCAACCGCGGGCGGGCCGATCAAGCGCTTGGTCTCAAGGTCGGCGATGCGGTGACGGTCGGGTCCTGA
- the phoB gene encoding phosphate regulon transcriptional regulator PhoB codes for MNAALKPLVLVVEDEADILTLLKYNLEKEGFRVATASDGEEALLAAGEQTPHIVLLDWMLPLMSGLEVCRQLRRNAKTRDIPIIMLTARGEEGDRVRGLNSGADDYITKPFSPTELVARMRAVLRRASPGMTDEVLTFADVTMDLAAHRVRRNGRDVHLGPTEFRLLRHFMQHPGRVFSREQLLDLVWGHDVYVEPRTVDVHIRRLRKAMNEEEELDLIRTVRSAGYALDTKSM; via the coding sequence ATGAACGCGGCCCTGAAGCCGCTCGTCCTGGTCGTCGAGGACGAGGCCGACATTCTGACGCTGTTGAAGTACAACCTGGAAAAGGAAGGCTTCCGCGTCGCCACCGCCAGCGACGGCGAGGAGGCCCTGCTGGCCGCCGGCGAACAGACGCCGCACATCGTGCTGCTCGACTGGATGCTACCGCTGATGAGCGGGCTGGAGGTCTGCCGCCAGCTGCGCCGCAACGCCAAGACCCGCGACATCCCGATCATCATGCTGACCGCCCGCGGCGAGGAAGGCGACCGGGTGCGCGGCCTGAATTCCGGCGCCGACGACTACATCACCAAGCCCTTCTCCCCGACCGAGCTGGTGGCCCGCATGCGCGCGGTCCTGCGCCGCGCCTCGCCCGGCATGACGGACGAGGTGCTGACCTTCGCCGACGTGACGATGGATCTGGCCGCCCACCGCGTACGCCGCAATGGGCGCGACGTACATCTCGGTCCGACGGAATTCCGCCTGCTGCGCCACTTCATGCAGCATCCCGGCCGCGTCTTCTCGCGCGAACAGCTGCTCGATCTGGTGTGGGGCCATGACGTGTACGTCGAGCCGCGCACGGTCGACGTACACATCCGCCGCCTGCGCAAGGCGATGAACGAAGAGGAAGAACTGGATCTGATCCGCACCGTGCGGTCGGCAGGCTACGCGCTGGATACGAAGTCGATGTGA
- the pstB gene encoding phosphate ABC transporter ATP-binding protein PstB, producing the protein MTARGVKVFYGAKQALKGIDLDIHESRVLALIGPSGCGKSTFLRCLNRMNDTVEGCRVEGRIALDGEDVYGKAVDAVQLRARVGMVFQKPNPFPKSIYDNIAYGPRIHGLASGRDELDEVVQSSLKRAGLWGEVKDRLREPGTSLSGGQQQRLCIARAIAVSPEVILMDEPCSALDPIATAHIEELIDELRANYTIVIVTHNMQQAARVSQRTAFFHLGEMVECDDTEEIFTNPRDERTQGYITGRYG; encoded by the coding sequence ATGACCGCCCGCGGGGTGAAGGTGTTCTACGGTGCCAAGCAGGCGCTGAAGGGCATCGACCTCGACATCCACGAGAGCCGGGTGCTGGCGCTGATCGGCCCGTCCGGCTGCGGCAAGTCGACCTTCCTGCGCTGCCTGAACCGGATGAACGACACCGTCGAGGGCTGCCGGGTCGAGGGACGGATCGCGCTGGACGGCGAGGACGTCTACGGCAAGGCGGTCGATGCGGTGCAGCTGCGCGCCCGCGTCGGCATGGTGTTCCAGAAACCGAACCCGTTTCCGAAGTCGATCTACGACAACATCGCCTATGGTCCGCGCATTCACGGCCTGGCTTCCGGCCGCGACGAGCTGGACGAGGTGGTGCAGAGTTCGCTGAAGCGCGCCGGCCTGTGGGGCGAGGTGAAGGACCGCCTGCGCGAGCCCGGCACCAGCCTGTCCGGCGGCCAGCAGCAGCGGCTGTGCATCGCCCGCGCCATCGCCGTCAGCCCCGAGGTGATCCTGATGGACGAGCCCTGCTCGGCGCTCGACCCCATCGCGACCGCCCATATCGAGGAGCTGATCGACGAGCTGCGGGCCAACTACACCATCGTCATCGTCACCCACAACATGCAGCAGGCCGCCCGCGTGTCGCAGCGCACCGCCTTCTTCCATCTGGGCGAGATGGTGGAGTGCGACGACACCGAGGAAATCTTCACGAACCCGCGCGACGAGCGCACCCAGGGCTACATCACCGGCCGCTACGGCTGA
- the pstA gene encoding phosphate ABC transporter permease PstA, translating into MTDLVEQDAAAVAPSPGSNGAAKSRVRSEAFARRLRARHAAERRFRLAGAAAVALAALMLVVLLGSIVAKGSTAFWEARIRLEVTLDPAEVAERNYTPLLRRALHAQFPQVTDRAGKRVLNDLLSSGAPYELEAMVAKNPALVGTTLTVWVRADDEIDQLVKGRYRRDLPESERGLSDAKIAAADALLASGALAQGFNTTLFTAGDSREPEQAGIGGAIVGSLLTLLVTMALSVPVGISAAVYLEEFAPKNRWTDLIEVNINNLAAVPSIIFGLLGLAVFLGFFGMPRSAPLVGGLVMALMTLPVIIISARVALKAVPPSIREAALGIGASPLQTVLHHVLPLAMPGILTGTIIGMARALGETAPLLMIGMVAFIVDVPHGLTDSATVLPVQIYMWADSPERAFTERTSAAILILLGVLILLNGTAVILRKIFERRW; encoded by the coding sequence ATGACTGACCTCGTCGAGCAGGACGCGGCGGCCGTGGCGCCCTCCCCCGGCTCCAACGGTGCGGCGAAGTCGCGGGTCCGGAGCGAAGCCTTCGCCCGCCGCCTGCGCGCCCGCCATGCCGCGGAACGCCGCTTCCGGTTGGCCGGGGCGGCGGCGGTGGCGCTGGCGGCGCTGATGCTGGTGGTTCTGCTGGGCTCCATCGTCGCCAAGGGCAGCACCGCCTTCTGGGAAGCGCGGATCAGGCTGGAGGTGACGCTGGACCCGGCCGAGGTCGCCGAGCGCAACTACACTCCCCTGCTGCGCCGGGCGCTCCATGCCCAGTTCCCGCAGGTGACCGACCGCGCCGGCAAACGCGTGCTGAACGACCTGCTGTCGTCGGGCGCGCCGTACGAGCTGGAGGCGATGGTCGCCAAGAACCCGGCGCTGGTCGGCACCACCCTGACCGTCTGGGTGCGCGCCGACGACGAGATCGACCAGCTGGTGAAGGGCCGCTACCGCCGCGACCTGCCGGAGAGCGAGCGTGGGCTCAGCGATGCCAAGATCGCCGCGGCCGATGCGTTGCTGGCCTCCGGCGCGCTGGCGCAGGGCTTCAACACCACCCTGTTCACCGCCGGCGACAGCCGCGAGCCGGAACAGGCAGGCATCGGCGGCGCCATCGTCGGTTCGCTGCTGACGCTCCTGGTGACCATGGCGCTGTCGGTGCCGGTCGGCATCTCCGCCGCGGTCTATCTGGAGGAGTTCGCGCCGAAGAACCGCTGGACCGACCTGATCGAGGTGAACATCAACAACCTCGCCGCGGTGCCGTCGATCATCTTCGGCCTGCTGGGTCTTGCCGTTTTCCTGGGTTTCTTCGGCATGCCGCGTTCGGCGCCGCTGGTCGGTGGGCTGGTGATGGCGCTGATGACGCTGCCGGTGATCATCATCTCGGCCCGCGTCGCGCTGAAGGCGGTGCCGCCGTCGATCCGCGAGGCGGCGCTGGGCATCGGCGCCTCGCCCTTGCAGACGGTTCTGCACCATGTGCTGCCGCTGGCGATGCCCGGCATCCTCACCGGCACCATCATCGGCATGGCCCGCGCGCTGGGCGAGACGGCACCGCTGCTGATGATCGGCATGGTCGCCTTCATCGTCGACGTGCCCCATGGGCTGACCGACAGTGCCACGGTGCTGCCCGTTCAAATCTACATGTGGGCCGACAGCCCGGAGCGTGCCTTCACCGAACGCACCTCGGCGGCGATCCTGATCCTGCTCGGCGTCCTGATCCTGCTGAACGGGACGGCCGTGATCCTGCGCAAGATTTTCGAGAGACGGTGGTGA
- the pstC gene encoding phosphate ABC transporter permease subunit PstC produces the protein MQLTLLAMILALLTVIGFMSGRSRAAASVGGRVAELHSVPSYHGVYVALWAGLPALLLFVAWTASEGWLAMQLVLSSLPERLTTGDGQSVALLKADILNLARGVATGREPDPLVRDAARRYAELRELADWSLLAVGASLAVAGLAWGRHRIGPDLRARPVVERVVRVALVVCSMVAILTTVGIVLSLLFEALRFFTVVSPLDFLFGTHWSPQMAMRADQVGSSGSFGAIPLFAGTLLITVIAMLVAVPVGLMAAIYMSEYAGRGVRTWLKPALEILAGIPTVVYGFFAALTMAPFVRSVGEALGLDVSSESALAAGIVMGVMIIPFVSSLSDDVINAVPQSLRDGSYGLGATKSETIKQVVLPAALPGIVAAVMLAVSRAIGETMIVTMASGLTANMTANPLQAVTTVTTQIATLLVGDQEFDSPKTLSAFGLGLVLFLVTLCLNMVALRVVRTYREKYD, from the coding sequence ATGCAGCTGACCCTCCTCGCCATGATCCTGGCCCTGCTCACCGTGATCGGCTTCATGTCCGGCCGATCGCGCGCGGCGGCGTCCGTCGGCGGGCGGGTGGCGGAACTGCATTCGGTGCCCTCCTACCACGGTGTCTATGTGGCTCTGTGGGCCGGGCTGCCGGCGCTGCTGCTGTTCGTGGCCTGGACGGCGTCGGAAGGCTGGCTCGCCATGCAGCTGGTCCTGTCCTCCCTGCCGGAGCGGCTGACCACCGGCGACGGCCAGTCGGTCGCCCTGCTGAAGGCCGACATCCTCAACCTCGCCCGCGGCGTCGCCACCGGGCGCGAGCCCGACCCGCTGGTGCGGGACGCCGCCCGCCGCTATGCGGAGCTGCGCGAGCTTGCCGACTGGAGCCTGCTGGCCGTCGGCGCCAGCCTGGCGGTCGCCGGCCTCGCCTGGGGCCGCCACCGCATCGGGCCGGACCTGCGCGCCCGCCCGGTGGTGGAGCGGGTGGTGCGGGTGGCGCTGGTCGTCTGTTCGATGGTCGCCATCCTGACCACGGTCGGCATCGTCCTGTCGCTGCTGTTCGAGGCGCTGCGCTTCTTCACCGTCGTCTCGCCGCTCGACTTCCTGTTCGGCACCCATTGGAGCCCGCAGATGGCGATGCGGGCCGATCAGGTCGGCTCCAGCGGCTCCTTCGGCGCGATTCCGCTGTTCGCCGGCACGCTGTTGATTACCGTCATCGCCATGTTGGTGGCGGTGCCGGTCGGGCTGATGGCGGCGATCTACATGTCCGAATATGCCGGACGCGGCGTGCGCACCTGGCTGAAACCGGCTCTGGAGATCCTGGCCGGCATTCCGACCGTGGTCTACGGCTTCTTCGCCGCGCTGACCATGGCGCCCTTCGTCCGCTCGGTGGGCGAGGCGCTGGGGCTGGACGTCAGTTCGGAATCGGCGCTGGCGGCCGGCATCGTCATGGGGGTGATGATCATCCCCTTCGTCAGCTCGCTGTCCGACGACGTCATCAACGCGGTGCCGCAGAGCTTGCGCGACGGCTCTTACGGGCTGGGCGCCACCAAGTCGGAGACGATCAAGCAGGTGGTTCTGCCGGCGGCGCTGCCGGGCATCGTCGCCGCGGTGATGCTGGCGGTCAGCCGCGCCATCGGCGAGACGATGATCGTCACCATGGCGTCCGGCCTGACCGCCAACATGACCGCCAACCCGCTGCAGGCGGTGACCACCGTCACCACCCAGATCGCCACGCTGCTGGTCGGCGACCAGGAGTTCGACAGCCCGAAGACGCTGTCGGCCTTCGGCCTCGGCCTCGTGCTGTTCCTCGTCACGCTCTGCCTCAACATGGTCGCCCTGCGGGTGGTCCGGACCTATCGGGAAAAATATGACTGA
- a CDS encoding PstS family phosphate ABC transporter substrate-binding protein, whose translation MTTRTHVFAATALSLGLGIALGLAAVPASAQTRDQIRAVGSSTVFPFTTAVAEAFGKTGKFKTPVVESTGTGGGLKLFCAGVGPAHPDIANASRRIKKSEVDQCAANGVTTITELKIGYDGIALASSKKAAPVSLSTVVLWKALAKEVPVNGAMAANPYKLWSDIDPSLPKAAIEVLGPPPTSGTRDTFNELAMLEGCKKVAEVAKAIPDEKARERACMTIREDGGYVEAGENDNLIVQKLTANPNAFGVFGYSYLDQNRDTLRAAKMDGVELTAETVAAGKYELARPLYIYVKNAHAGVIPGIREFIGEYTSERAMGEDGYLVDKGLIPEPKALRDAARTQAVGLTPLQF comes from the coding sequence ATGACCACCCGGACCCACGTCTTCGCCGCGACCGCCTTGAGCCTGGGATTGGGCATTGCCCTCGGCCTCGCCGCCGTCCCCGCTTCTGCGCAGACGCGCGATCAGATCCGCGCAGTCGGCTCCTCCACCGTCTTCCCCTTCACCACCGCGGTGGCCGAGGCCTTCGGCAAGACCGGCAAGTTCAAGACGCCGGTCGTCGAATCGACCGGCACCGGCGGCGGGTTGAAGCTGTTCTGCGCCGGTGTCGGCCCGGCCCATCCCGACATCGCCAACGCCTCGCGCCGCATCAAGAAGTCCGAGGTCGACCAGTGCGCCGCCAACGGCGTCACCACGATCACCGAGCTGAAGATCGGCTATGACGGCATCGCGTTGGCCTCGTCCAAGAAGGCGGCCCCGGTGTCCCTGTCGACGGTCGTGCTGTGGAAGGCGCTGGCGAAGGAGGTGCCGGTGAACGGCGCCATGGCCGCCAACCCGTACAAGCTGTGGTCGGACATCGACCCGTCGCTGCCCAAGGCGGCGATCGAGGTGCTGGGCCCGCCCCCCACCTCCGGAACGCGCGACACCTTCAACGAGCTGGCGATGCTGGAAGGCTGCAAGAAGGTGGCCGAGGTCGCCAAGGCGATCCCCGACGAGAAGGCGCGCGAGCGTGCCTGCATGACCATCCGTGAGGACGGCGGCTATGTCGAGGCCGGCGAGAACGACAACCTGATCGTCCAGAAACTGACCGCCAATCCCAACGCCTTCGGCGTGTTCGGCTATAGCTATCTCGACCAGAACCGCGACACGCTGCGTGCGGCGAAGATGGACGGGGTGGAGCTGACGGCGGAAACGGTGGCGGCCGGCAAATACGAGCTGGCACGTCCGCTCTACATCTATGTCAAGAACGCCCATGCCGGGGTCATTCCGGGCATCCGCGAGTTCATCGGCGAATATACCTCCGAGCGCGCGATGGGCGAGGACGGCTATCTGGTCGACAAGGGCCTGATTCCGGAGCCGAAGGCCCTGCGCGACGCCGCCCGCACCCAGGCGGTCGGCCTGACGCCGCTGCAGTTCTGA